The Verrucomicrobiota bacterium genome segment ACAAAAAATATTTCAAAAATAATTTGACAGTATTTTTACGCCCGTAGCAGCCGACGTTAATCGGCTCAAACAAAAGCCGCCCCAACGGGGCAAGGAGATAATAGCCCAGGGCAAGCGAGGCACGAGCGCCGCCCTGGGTACCAACCCCAAAAAGAAAAATCCCCCCTCTCCATTTTGGAGGGGGATGAGGCTCCGTGCCAAGCCCCCACGCTCGCTTCAGCCTTGCCATCGCTCACCCGCAGGTGTATCCTTCCTTCATGAAAGTCACGAGGCATTTTCCCTTTGTCCTCCTGCGCCACACTACGCTCCTTGAGCTTGTGCGCGTGTTTTCTTCTGTCCCCATCCTCCTGATGGGCGTAGCCGCTAACGCCACGCCGCACCTTACCTCGGCCGCCAGTGGCGAACCCATACCGCACCCGGCTTCGACGAACACTTATCCAGTAACCAATGGCACCCGCATCGTCCAGGTTCCCGCGACGATGGTCTATATTCCTGGTGGAAAGCTCACGGTCGGCACGGGCGTGAATGCCACAAACGTTGACCTCGCGGAGTACTGCATTGGAAAATTCCATGTGTGCAATGCCGAATACAAAGCCTTTCTCGATGCGACCGGTTCCTCAGCCTACCCGAGCTACTGGACCAACGGCGTCTACCCCGCAGGCAAAGCCAATCACCCCGTTGTTTACATCTCGCTCACCAAGGCTCTCGCCTACGCCGCGTGGGTAAGCCAGCAGACCGGCTGGAAGGTGGGCCTCCCTTCCGGCTACCAGTGGGAGAAAGCCGCGCGCGGCCCACAGGGCTATATTTACCCGTGGGGTGACGATCCGGGCACCACGTATCACGACGGCGCTCTAACCACCAAGTTCAACTACAACGCCGTGATTGCCGCCCTCTGCCTCGCTCGCCAGCCCAAACTGCCCGTGGTT includes the following:
- a CDS encoding formylglycine-generating enzyme family protein; protein product: MKVTRHFPFVLLRHTTLLELVRVFSSVPILLMGVAANATPHLTSAASGEPIPHPASTNTYPVTNGTRIVQVPATMVYIPGGKLTVGTGVNATNVDLAEYCIGKFHVCNAEYKAFLDATGSSAYPSYWTNGVYPAGKANHPVVYISLTKALAYAAWVSQQTGWKVGLPSGYQWEKAARGPQGYIYPWGDDPGTTYHDGALTTKFNYNAVIAALCLARQPKLPVVYNHQKSKYCGTKTTVDQIAAYDSAGTPTFLSVNANGSVRGWVNHSTYTGFIYTDLFASLNASGGNTTPVGAYEAGKSAYGCYDMAGNVWNWCTSTIVASNGAEKGQTVNEIRGGSWYANGTSCRSISIGEGRQANGAYNTVGFRVVMLP